In Oryza brachyantha chromosome 1, ObraRS2, whole genome shotgun sequence, the following are encoded in one genomic region:
- the LOC102717036 gene encoding probable gamma-secretase subunit PEN-2: MEARVAGVPEDEESGLLPRTSAAGRRPSAGSARRAPPQPVWATVDGPLGLPLEEAEGHARRFFLWGFACLPFLWAINCCYFWPVLRSPAAAAASSSSAFSRIRPYVVRSAIGFTIFSVVLLTWAATFIIGGERLFGPGWNDLVMYNVADKLGISGFMG, translated from the exons ATGGAGGCAAGGGTTGCAGGAGTGCCCGAAGACGAGGagtccggcctcctcccccgcacatccgccgccggccgccggccatcCGCCGGCTCCGCacgccgcgcgcctccccAGCCGGTCTGGGCAACCGTGGACGGGCCCCTGGGGCTGCcgctggaggaggcggagggccACGCGCGCCGCTTCTTCCTCTGGGGGTTCGCgtgcctccccttcctctggGCCATCAACTGCTGCTACTTCTGGCCTGTCCTccgctcgcccgccgccgccgctgcctcctcttcctccgcctTCTCCCGCATCCGCCCCT ATGTTGTCCGGTCGGCAATCGGCTTCACCATTTTCTCCGTGGTTCTACTCACCTGGGCTGCAACATTTATAATTGGTGGTGAACGATTGTTCGGGCCAGGGTGGAACGATCTAGTGATGTACAACGTTGCGGACAAGCTTGGTATCTCTGGATTCATGGGATAG